A region from the Dendropsophus ebraccatus isolate aDenEbr1 chromosome 1, aDenEbr1.pat, whole genome shotgun sequence genome encodes:
- the DBNL gene encoding drebrin-like protein: MSVNLSKNGAALQAAYKDVVDGKTKTNWALFTYEGNSNDIRLAGTGDGGLEELVDELSSGKVMYAFCRVQDPNSGLPKYVLINWTGEGVNDARKGVCANHVSTMANFLKGAHVTINARADEDVEPDSIMEKVAKASGANYNFHKETSRGGDAPQGPVGSVYQKTNAMSEIKRVGKENFWAKAEKDEEERRLEEQKRANLERERLERERKEREQREAEERERRFKERAGEIDAQRRQQLDAEKKDRDAAAQKSVNAREMFLQKERSMPSAPAVSSQPGRLRSPFLQKSTSQPEPESPPSSPVNRAKEPPVPPVSHAHQTPPESPVAPVSHAPPEPTVNVKEQASSDHHEEEEDLYQEPPEDNVYEEPPQQVESGTQQEEAVYETGTDEDRGLCARALYDYQAADDTEISFDPDQIITHIEMIDEGWWRGYGPDGHFGMFPANYVELLE, translated from the exons ATGTCTGTGAACCTCAGCAAGAATGGAGCGGCCCTGCAAGCCGCCTACAAGGACGTGGTGGACGGCAAGACCAAGACCAACTG GGCTCTCTTCACATATGAAGGCAACAGCAATGACATCAGGCTAGCGGGGACTGGAG ATGGCGGCCTGGAAGAACTCGTGGATGAGCTGAGCAGCGGTAAAGTGATGTATGCCTTCTGCAGAGTGCAGGACCCCAACTCCGGTCTCCCCAAATATGTCCTCATAAACTGG ACAGGGGAAGGGGTGAACGATGCCAGGAAAGGGGTTTGTGCCAATCACGTCAGTACTATGGCAAACTTTCTAAAG GGAGCCCATGTGACGATTAATGCCCGTGCCGATGAGGATGTGGAGCCAGACTCCATCATGGAGAAGGTTGCCAAAGCTTCTGGAGCCAACTACAACTTCCATAAGGAGACCAGCCGAGGCGGTGATGCACCGCAGGGCCCAGTG GGCTCTGTATACCAGAAGACAAACGCAATGTCTGAAATAAAACGTGTTGGGAAAGAAAACTTCTGGGCCAAGGCGGAG AAAGATGAAGAGGAGCGCCGGCTGGAGGAACAGAAGAGAGCCAACCTGGAGAGGGAGAGACTGGAGAGAGAGCGcaaagagagagagcagagagaggcagaggagaggGAAAGGCGATTTAAGGAGCGGGCGGGAGAAATAGATGCTCAAAG GAGGCAACAGCTAGATGCAGAAAAAAAAGACCGG GACGCCGCTGCTCAGAAGTCTGTAAACGCACGTGAGATGTTCCTACAGAAAGAGCGCTCTATGCCCAGTGCACCCGCCGTAAGCTCCCAGCCCG GAAGGCTACGCAGTCCCTTCCTTCAGAAGTCGACCAGTCAACCCGAGCCAgagtctcctccatcatcccctgtAAATCGTGCTAAGGAACCCCCTGTACCCCCTGTGTCTCATGCCCATCAGACTCCCCCAGAGTCTCCTGTTGCCCCTGTATCACATGCACCTCCAGAACCCACTGTCAATGTGAAAG AACAAGCGTCTTCCGATcaccatgaggaggaggaggatttgtACCAGGAGCCACCTGAGGACAATGTCTATGAAGAGCCCCCTCAGCAGGTGGAATCTGGA AcacagcaagaggaggctgtctATGAGACGGGGACAGATGAAGACCGGGGGCTGTGTGCCAGAGCACTTTACGACTACCAAGCTG CCGATGATACGGAGATTTCATTTGACCCCGACCAAATTATCACGCACATCGAGATGATAGACGAGGGCTGGTGGCGTGGCTATGGACCCGACGGGCACTTCGGCATGTTCCCTGCCAACTATGTGGAACTGCTGGAATAA